In the genome of Gemmatimonadota bacterium, one region contains:
- a CDS encoding class I adenylate-forming enzyme family protein, with protein sequence MSARRFDDALRVRARATPDAVFLQSEKGPATFGATDTVADRLAALLRSAGLTGPVATVLPMGPAMAALVFAAGRAGLRLAPLHRRRSPAELVDAVGALEPCAILHDSTTADMARAIAQGAPVLDLERLVAGGPMPPVPARCEPADVGPSDPEIRRALDTAREAAHYAGVYPPADASGRLPLGPEADAFLLWTSGTRAGPRAVRLSHANLMAVAGGSALRLDLAPDDRWLAALDPAHVGGLALLVRAAVVGFRLVSRERFDATEAAALLDAGEVTSASLVPTMLHRLLRERGDQLAPPHCRCLLVGGDAVPRALLERALDLRYPIALTYGLTEAASQVCTAPPALVREKPGTVGWPLKGVDVRIDEASGEILVRGPSVSAGYAAGDAPMADGRGWLATGDVGHVDGDGHLWVMGRLSDRIVTGGVNVDPAEVAARLALDPAVEEVVVVGVPDEEWGQLVAAAVVPRGPAPSPEPEELIERWNETLSSPMKPRLVRLVAELPRNASGKVDRTAVRALFGAATPSRPSPSGASL encoded by the coding sequence GTGAGCGCGCGCCGCTTCGACGACGCGCTCCGAGTGCGCGCGCGCGCAACCCCTGACGCAGTCTTTCTCCAGAGCGAGAAGGGGCCGGCTACGTTCGGCGCCACCGACACCGTGGCCGATCGGCTCGCGGCCCTGCTCCGGTCCGCGGGACTCACGGGGCCCGTCGCGACGGTCCTGCCCATGGGCCCCGCGATGGCGGCGCTGGTGTTCGCCGCCGGCCGAGCCGGGCTCCGGCTCGCGCCCCTGCACAGGCGCAGGTCTCCGGCCGAGCTCGTGGACGCGGTCGGCGCGCTGGAGCCGTGCGCGATCCTACACGACTCGACGACCGCAGACATGGCCCGGGCCATCGCACAGGGCGCCCCGGTGCTGGACCTCGAGCGGCTGGTCGCCGGCGGGCCCATGCCGCCGGTGCCCGCGCGTTGCGAGCCGGCCGACGTGGGACCGAGCGACCCCGAGATACGACGCGCCCTCGACACCGCCCGCGAGGCGGCGCACTACGCCGGCGTCTACCCGCCCGCCGATGCCTCCGGCCGGCTTCCGCTGGGCCCCGAAGCCGACGCCTTCCTGCTGTGGACGTCCGGGACCCGAGCCGGGCCGCGCGCCGTTCGCCTCTCCCACGCGAACCTCATGGCGGTCGCCGGAGGTAGCGCGCTGCGCCTCGACCTGGCTCCGGACGACCGTTGGCTCGCTGCGCTGGACCCGGCGCACGTGGGGGGGCTCGCGTTGCTCGTGCGCGCCGCGGTGGTCGGTTTCAGGCTGGTCAGTCGGGAGCGCTTCGACGCGACCGAGGCCGCCGCGCTGCTGGACGCCGGAGAGGTGACCAGCGCCTCCCTCGTACCCACGATGTTGCACCGCTTGTTGCGGGAGCGGGGCGACCAGCTGGCGCCGCCGCACTGCCGATGCCTGCTGGTCGGCGGCGACGCCGTGCCGCGGGCGCTGCTGGAGAGGGCGTTGGACCTGCGCTATCCCATCGCGCTCACGTACGGCTTGACGGAGGCGGCTTCCCAGGTGTGCACGGCCCCCCCGGCGCTCGTGCGCGAGAAGCCGGGCACGGTGGGCTGGCCGCTGAAGGGGGTCGACGTCCGCATCGACGAGGCGTCAGGCGAGATCCTCGTGCGTGGCCCCTCGGTGTCCGCCGGTTACGCCGCCGGCGACGCCCCCATGGCCGATGGTCGCGGCTGGCTGGCCACCGGCGACGTGGGTCACGTGGACGGCGACGGTCACCTGTGGGTGATGGGGCGGCTGTCGGACCGCATCGTCACGGGCGGGGTCAACGTCGATCCAGCGGAGGTGGCCGCGCGGCTCGCCCTGGATCCCGCGGTGGAAGAGGTCGTCGTGGTGGGCGTGCCCGATGAGGAGTGGGGGCAGCTCGTCGCCGCAGCCGTGGTGCCGCGGGGACCCGCGCCCTCGCCCGAGCCGGAAGAACTGATTGAGCGCTGGAACGAGACTCTGTCGAGTCCCATGAAGCCCCGCCTCGTACGCCTGGTGGCCGAGCTCCCGCGTAACGCCAGCGGCAAGGTGGACCGCACCGCCGTGCGCGCCCTTTTCGGAGCGGCCACGCCTTCCCGCCCGAGCCCCTCAGGGGCTTCCCTCTAG
- a CDS encoding 1,4-dihydroxy-2-naphthoate polyprenyltransferase, translated as MSRSPPAADSAGAWILAARPRTLPAAVAPVLVGTGLAASHGALARGPALAAMAGALLIQVGTNFANDYFDFHKGADTDARVGPVRAVHAGLLGSRAVAAGSAGAFLGATACGVYLTAVAGWPVVVIGLASIAAGVLYTGGPVPIGYVGLGDPFVFVFFGLVAVGGTYYVQALTLAPDALLAGAAMGALITAILVVNNLRDMDTDAAAGKRTLAVLLGEVGTRAEFALLVAVAFAIPLVGVVEYGWPSTTLFALATAPLALGPVRAVMARRDPARLNRALGSTARLVALFGILFTLGLVA; from the coding sequence GTGAGCCGTTCTCCGCCGGCGGCTGACTCGGCCGGCGCCTGGATCCTCGCGGCCCGCCCCAGGACGCTGCCGGCCGCGGTCGCACCGGTGCTGGTCGGCACCGGACTCGCGGCCTCGCACGGCGCGCTCGCGCGCGGCCCGGCCCTCGCCGCGATGGCGGGGGCGCTGCTGATCCAGGTCGGCACCAACTTCGCCAACGACTATTTCGATTTCCACAAAGGGGCGGACACCGACGCGCGCGTGGGCCCCGTCCGCGCCGTTCACGCGGGTCTGCTGGGCTCCCGCGCGGTGGCCGCGGGCAGCGCGGGCGCCTTCCTCGGCGCGACCGCCTGCGGCGTCTATCTGACCGCGGTGGCAGGCTGGCCGGTCGTGGTGATCGGGCTCGCGTCGATCGCGGCGGGCGTGCTGTATACAGGCGGTCCGGTACCTATCGGCTACGTGGGGCTGGGGGACCCTTTCGTGTTCGTATTCTTCGGGCTCGTCGCGGTCGGGGGGACGTACTACGTTCAAGCCCTCACGCTGGCTCCGGACGCGCTGCTCGCCGGTGCCGCAATGGGTGCGCTGATCACGGCGATTCTGGTAGTGAACAACCTGCGCGACATGGACACCGACGCCGCGGCCGGCAAGCGTACGCTCGCCGTGCTGCTGGGCGAGGTCGGCACGAGGGCCGAGTTCGCTCTGCTGGTCGCTGTCGCCTTCGCGATCCCGCTCGTGGGCGTCGTCGAGTACGGCTGGCCCTCTACGACGCTCTTCGCGCTGGCGACGGCGCCGCTGGCGCTGGGGCCTGTGCGCGCCGTAATGGCCCGGCGCGACCCGGCGCGCCTCAATCGCGCGCTCGGATCCACCGCCAGGCTCGTCGCGTTGTTTGGAATCCTGTTCACGCTGGGCCTGGTCGCGTGA
- the menB gene encoding 1,4-dihydroxy-2-naphthoyl-CoA synthase, whose translation MDSLKTAKEYQDITYRKGQGIARVAFNRPEVRNAFRPETIHEMIDAFRDAWDDTDIGVVLLSGEGPSPKDGKWAFCSGGDQRVRGDAGYVGSDGVPRLNVLELQRVIRTMPKPVIALVPGFAIGGGHVLHVVCDMTLAAEGAVFGQTGPIVGSFDGGFGASYLARMVGQKKAREIWYLCRQYSAQEALDMGLVNAVVPLAELEQEGVNWAREILTKSPLAIRCLKSAFNADVDGQAGLQELAGNATLLFYMTEQGQEGRNAYNDRRPPDFQQYPWLP comes from the coding sequence ATGGATTCTCTGAAGACAGCCAAGGAATACCAGGACATCACCTATCGCAAGGGCCAGGGAATCGCGCGCGTCGCCTTCAACCGACCAGAGGTGCGCAACGCCTTTCGGCCGGAGACGATTCACGAGATGATCGACGCCTTCCGCGACGCGTGGGACGACACGGACATCGGCGTCGTGCTGCTGTCCGGGGAGGGACCGTCGCCCAAGGACGGCAAGTGGGCTTTCTGTAGCGGGGGTGATCAGCGCGTACGCGGGGACGCCGGCTACGTAGGCTCCGACGGCGTGCCCCGGCTGAACGTGCTTGAGCTGCAGCGCGTCATCCGCACCATGCCCAAGCCGGTAATCGCGCTCGTTCCCGGATTCGCTATCGGTGGCGGCCACGTGCTGCACGTCGTGTGTGACATGACGCTCGCCGCCGAGGGAGCGGTCTTCGGGCAGACCGGGCCCATCGTCGGCAGCTTCGACGGCGGTTTCGGCGCGTCGTACCTCGCGCGCATGGTCGGCCAGAAGAAGGCCCGCGAGATCTGGTACCTGTGTCGTCAGTACTCCGCGCAGGAGGCGCTGGACATGGGGCTCGTGAACGCGGTAGTGCCGCTGGCGGAGTTGGAGCAGGAAGGCGTGAATTGGGCGCGTGAGATCCTCACCAAGAGCCCGCTGGCCATCCGCTGCCTGAAGTCGGCCTTCAACGCCGACGTGGACGGCCAGGCCGGACTCCAGGAATTGGCGGGCAACGCGACCCTCCTGTTCTACATGACCGAGCAGGGCCAGGAAGGTCGCAACGCTTACAATGACCGCCGCCCGCCCGACTTCCAGCAGTATCCCTGGCTGCCGTGA
- the menD gene encoding 2-succinyl-5-enolpyruvyl-6-hydroxy-3-cyclohexene-1-carboxylic-acid synthase, producing MSRLANELWGRTVALALARSGVRLACVSPGSRSTPLVLALAGVPDLRLVSCLDERSAAYFALGAGRVGGGPAVVVTTSGTAVANLFPAVVEAAQSEAPLLLLTADRPARLRDADANQTIGQAGIFGAYARFAIDVGEPSEDPAALRVLAAKVARAVAAARGRPAGPAHLNVPFAKPLEPERQAAVTAVAAPFEAARVPRHHVGVAGPPAAAVEDVARTLAAAQRPLLVCGAVPDSASVGAQALALARETGTPVLADPLSGARFGPGATEVTAGAADRFLSDPAVRRALAPDVVLRVGSTPTSVSVQALLEEAGEAPQIVVDGGGRWKDHQALAASYVRADEAGTLRALREAGERSRSPERAAWTDLWRRAEGAAQEALRDATTAVASADTATLFEGAVAREVAAAAPAGATLFVSSSMPVRDLDAFAAPRDAALRVLGNRGASGIDGVVSSALGVSAGAPAAGPVIALIGDLALLHDANGLALAGAAPRCVFVVVNNDGGGIFQFLSIREFEPEFTEHFATPHGRDLSLLASFHGLDHSEAPNLGALPERLAAAVAAERSALLEIRTERESNRTAREAVTRRIVDAVTSAMPTT from the coding sequence GTGAGTCGCCTCGCCAACGAGCTCTGGGGCCGCACCGTAGCCCTGGCTCTCGCCCGCAGCGGCGTGCGTCTGGCGTGCGTGTCCCCGGGGTCCCGCTCCACGCCACTCGTGCTCGCGCTCGCCGGCGTCCCCGATCTGCGCCTCGTGAGCTGCCTGGACGAGCGCTCGGCTGCCTACTTCGCGCTCGGCGCGGGCCGCGTGGGTGGCGGGCCGGCGGTGGTGGTCACTACCTCCGGCACGGCGGTGGCGAATTTGTTTCCGGCCGTGGTCGAGGCCGCGCAATCCGAGGCCCCGCTCCTGCTTCTGACGGCGGATCGCCCGGCCCGGCTGCGCGACGCGGACGCCAATCAGACCATCGGCCAGGCGGGCATCTTCGGGGCGTACGCGAGGTTCGCCATCGACGTCGGCGAGCCCAGCGAAGACCCCGCGGCCCTGCGCGTGCTCGCGGCCAAGGTCGCGCGCGCGGTGGCGGCCGCGCGAGGCCGGCCGGCTGGCCCCGCGCACCTGAACGTGCCGTTCGCCAAGCCCCTCGAGCCGGAGCGCCAGGCCGCCGTGACGGCTGTGGCCGCCCCTTTCGAGGCAGCGCGCGTCCCGCGCCACCACGTCGGGGTCGCGGGGCCACCTGCCGCCGCCGTGGAGGACGTCGCGCGGACGCTGGCGGCCGCCCAGCGACCGCTGCTGGTGTGCGGTGCCGTGCCGGATTCCGCCTCGGTCGGGGCGCAAGCCCTGGCGCTGGCGCGAGAGACGGGCACACCGGTGCTCGCCGATCCCTTGTCGGGCGCGCGCTTCGGACCCGGCGCGACGGAGGTCACGGCCGGCGCCGCGGACCGCTTTCTGAGCGACCCCGCGGTGCGCCGCGCACTCGCTCCCGATGTCGTGCTGCGGGTGGGCTCCACGCCCACGTCGGTCTCGGTCCAGGCGCTCCTGGAGGAGGCGGGCGAGGCGCCACAGATCGTGGTCGACGGCGGCGGACGGTGGAAGGACCATCAGGCGCTGGCCGCCAGCTACGTTCGCGCCGACGAGGCGGGCACCCTGCGGGCCCTGCGCGAGGCCGGGGAGAGGAGCCGGTCCCCGGAGCGCGCGGCCTGGACCGACCTGTGGCGGCGCGCGGAGGGGGCCGCGCAGGAAGCCCTGCGGGACGCCACCACAGCCGTCGCCAGCGCCGACACCGCCACGCTGTTCGAGGGCGCGGTGGCGCGAGAGGTGGCGGCGGCGGCGCCGGCCGGAGCCACCCTGTTCGTGTCCAGCAGCATGCCGGTGCGCGACCTCGACGCTTTCGCGGCACCCAGGGACGCCGCGCTCCGGGTCCTCGGCAACCGCGGCGCGAGCGGCATCGATGGCGTCGTCAGCTCCGCGCTGGGGGTGTCGGCGGGAGCGCCCGCCGCGGGTCCGGTGATAGCGCTCATCGGCGACCTGGCGCTGCTCCACGATGCCAACGGCCTCGCGCTGGCCGGCGCGGCACCGCGCTGCGTGTTCGTCGTCGTCAACAACGACGGCGGCGGCATCTTCCAGTTCCTCTCGATACGCGAGTTCGAGCCTGAATTCACCGAGCACTTCGCGACCCCGCACGGGCGCGACCTGTCGCTGCTGGCGTCTTTTCACGGACTCGACCACTCGGAAGCGCCGAACCTCGGCGCGCTCCCCGAACGGCTGGCGGCGGCGGTGGCCGCGGAGCGGAGCGCGCTCTTGGAGATACGGACCGAGCGGGAGTCCAACCGGACCGCGCGCGAGGCGGTTACCAGGCGCATCGTGGACGCCGTTACGTCCGCCATGCCCACGACGTAG
- a CDS encoding isochorismate synthase, with product MGAAESRAEAEARLDGVDPAAVLRAGDGRPRGLWSDARGWCAWFGEATVLTASGEGRFGQIRAAAEHAAGRGGGRFFGGFAFHDAGDEVTRWVGFPAARFVLPAVEARGDADGVRLRVRAQGNGDARALLEEVAASVRAQTAPPSSGSGADLPEDGLREPHGGWNATVRAALEEIGSGRLEKVVLARAMDVPVMADPVGVTVGLRSDEPDARVFLFEPIPGRAFLGAAPESLADVRDGALRTTAVAGSARRGFTPAEDRALAEALLGSAKDRAEQALVVRDIAARLAPLVRDLDVERGRHLIRFARIQHLETVLRGRLEADVDALGILEALHPTPAVGGAPRGEALDFIRRTEGFRRGWYAGPVGWFEPGGDASFAPALRSALYSREVGWRLFAGAGIVHGSEPEKEWAETAVKLEPVLAALRRACG from the coding sequence GTGGGAGCCGCGGAGTCGCGCGCGGAGGCAGAGGCGCGTCTGGACGGGGTCGACCCCGCCGCGGTTCTGCGCGCCGGCGACGGACGCCCCCGGGGCCTCTGGAGCGACGCCCGCGGCTGGTGCGCCTGGTTCGGGGAAGCGACGGTCCTGACCGCCTCCGGCGAGGGGCGCTTCGGCCAGATTCGCGCCGCCGCCGAACACGCCGCGGGGCGCGGCGGCGGACGGTTTTTCGGTGGTTTCGCCTTCCACGACGCTGGCGATGAGGTGACGCGGTGGGTGGGCTTTCCGGCGGCTCGCTTCGTCCTGCCCGCGGTCGAGGCGCGCGGGGACGCGGACGGCGTGCGGCTGCGAGTGCGGGCGCAGGGGAACGGCGATGCCCGGGCCTTGCTCGAGGAGGTGGCGGCGTCGGTACGGGCGCAGACCGCCCCGCCGTCGTCCGGGTCCGGCGCTGACCTTCCCGAGGATGGCCTGCGGGAGCCGCACGGCGGCTGGAACGCGACCGTGCGCGCGGCGCTGGAAGAGATCGGCTCGGGGCGGCTGGAGAAGGTGGTGCTGGCGCGCGCCATGGACGTGCCGGTCATGGCCGATCCCGTCGGCGTGACCGTCGGGCTCCGTTCGGACGAGCCCGACGCCCGTGTCTTCCTGTTCGAACCCATTCCGGGCAGGGCTTTTCTGGGCGCTGCGCCGGAGTCGTTGGCGGACGTCCGGGACGGCGCGCTGCGTACCACCGCCGTAGCCGGGTCGGCGCGCCGCGGGTTTACTCCGGCAGAGGACCGCGCGCTCGCGGAGGCCTTGCTGGGCAGCGCCAAGGACCGCGCCGAGCAGGCGCTCGTCGTGCGCGACATCGCGGCGCGTCTGGCGCCGCTCGTGCGCGACCTGGACGTAGAGCGGGGCCGCCATCTGATTCGTTTCGCGCGCATCCAGCACCTTGAAACCGTCCTGCGAGGGCGGCTCGAAGCGGACGTGGACGCGCTGGGGATCCTGGAGGCCCTGCATCCCACTCCCGCGGTCGGAGGAGCGCCGCGCGGCGAGGCGCTGGACTTCATCCGCCGCACCGAGGGCTTCCGGCGCGGCTGGTACGCCGGGCCGGTGGGGTGGTTCGAGCCCGGCGGCGACGCCAGCTTCGCGCCGGCGTTGCGGTCCGCGCTCTACAGCCGCGAGGTGGGGTGGCGGTTGTTCGCGGGAGCCGGGATAGTGCACGGGTCGGAGCCGGAGAAGGAGTGGGCCGAGACCGCGGTGAAGCTGGAGCCGGTTCTGGCGGCGCTGCGGCGCGCGTGCGGTTGA
- a CDS encoding amidohydrolase, with protein MRVLQSADEEENDSQVMALRRRAGEGGLSGVCAVAHLRSTMRLAYVFALIGIGASAVAGCETDVSTEEDGAVIADLVLTGGRVWVGPEVDANSGRWPTAVAVEGGRIAAVGSDAEILEMASAATRRIDLEGRLVVPGFIDAHTHFIDGGFELSAVQLRDAGTPDEFVARIGARARRSPEDWIMGGQWDHEAWGGRLPERAWIDSVTPGTPVFVQRLDLHMGLANSVALELAGIDVDTPDPPGGTIVRDEAGRPTGVLKDEAMSLLWAAVPEPGPEAMDRALEAAAAHALAHGVTAVTHMGTWDDLQTFRRVAARGELPLRVYAVVQIEDWGRLATFVTHDGRGTERLRWGAVKGFVDGSLGSGTAWFHEPYSDEPDNRGLVVEDTARLGEAIVGADSAGLQLLVHAIGDAANDWLLETFAAAEEANGPRDRRFRIEHAQHLTTPALRRIVDQRVIASVQPYHAIDDGRWAERRIGPRRSLTTYPFRDLLDSGARLAFGSDWTVAPIDPLQGIYAAVTRRTLDGAHPDGWVPRQKIGLAEALTAYTADAAYASFMEDELGRVETGFAADLVVLSADLFAMDPAALADARVDLTLVGGEVVFAR; from the coding sequence ATGCGGGTGCTCCAGTCGGCGGATGAGGAGGAAAACGACTCGCAAGTTATGGCGCTGCGCCGGCGGGCGGGAGAGGGCGGACTTTCCGGAGTGTGCGCGGTGGCGCATCTTCGCTCGACCATGCGCCTGGCCTACGTATTCGCCCTGATCGGCATCGGCGCGTCCGCCGTCGCCGGATGCGAAACCGACGTTTCCACGGAGGAGGACGGCGCCGTGATCGCCGACCTGGTTCTGACCGGAGGCCGCGTTTGGGTGGGCCCGGAGGTGGACGCGAATTCCGGCCGCTGGCCGACGGCGGTCGCGGTCGAGGGGGGCCGCATCGCGGCCGTCGGATCCGACGCCGAGATTCTGGAGATGGCGAGCGCCGCCACGCGCCGGATCGATCTGGAGGGCCGCCTGGTGGTCCCGGGTTTCATCGATGCACACACGCACTTCATAGACGGCGGATTCGAGCTCTCCGCCGTGCAACTGCGCGACGCCGGCACGCCCGACGAGTTCGTGGCGCGCATCGGAGCGCGCGCCCGGCGCTCGCCCGAAGACTGGATCATGGGCGGGCAATGGGACCACGAGGCGTGGGGTGGACGCCTGCCCGAAAGGGCCTGGATCGACTCCGTCACCCCGGGTACGCCCGTGTTCGTGCAGCGTCTCGACCTGCACATGGGCCTCGCCAACTCCGTCGCGCTCGAGCTCGCGGGGATCGACGTCGATACGCCGGATCCCCCGGGGGGGACCATAGTGCGGGACGAGGCCGGGCGCCCGACCGGCGTGCTCAAGGACGAGGCGATGAGTCTCCTGTGGGCGGCCGTCCCGGAGCCGGGTCCGGAAGCGATGGACCGTGCCCTTGAGGCCGCGGCTGCGCACGCGCTGGCGCACGGCGTCACGGCGGTTACGCACATGGGCACGTGGGACGACCTGCAGACGTTTCGCCGAGTGGCGGCCCGGGGCGAGCTCCCGCTGCGCGTCTACGCGGTCGTTCAGATCGAGGATTGGGGTCGTCTCGCCACCTTCGTCACCCACGACGGGCGCGGCACGGAGCGCCTGCGTTGGGGGGCGGTCAAGGGCTTCGTCGACGGCTCCCTGGGGTCGGGGACCGCGTGGTTCCACGAACCGTACAGCGACGAGCCCGATAACCGAGGGCTCGTGGTGGAAGACACGGCGCGCCTGGGTGAGGCGATCGTGGGCGCCGATTCGGCCGGACTGCAGTTGCTGGTGCACGCGATCGGAGACGCCGCCAACGACTGGCTTCTGGAAACGTTCGCGGCGGCCGAGGAAGCCAACGGTCCCCGCGATCGGCGTTTCAGGATCGAGCACGCGCAGCACCTGACGACCCCCGCCTTGCGGCGCATCGTGGATCAGCGCGTGATCGCATCCGTGCAGCCATATCACGCGATCGACGACGGACGTTGGGCCGAGAGGCGTATAGGTCCGCGCCGTAGCCTTACCACCTACCCGTTCCGGGACCTGCTGGATAGCGGAGCGCGGCTGGCGTTCGGCTCCGATTGGACGGTCGCGCCGATAGACCCGCTGCAGGGGATATACGCGGCGGTCACGCGGCGGACGTTGGACGGCGCCCACCCGGACGGTTGGGTGCCGCGCCAGAAGATCGGCCTCGCGGAGGCGCTGACCGCGTACACCGCCGACGCCGCCTACGCGAGCTTCATGGAGGACGAGTTGGGGCGGGTAGAGACGGGTTTCGCCGCCGACCTGGTGGTGCTGTCCGCCGACCTCTTTGCGATGGATCCGGCCGCGCTCGCCGACGCGAGAGTCGATTTGACGCTCGTGGGCGGGGAGGTGGTGTTCGCGCGCTAG
- a CDS encoding DinB family protein, with product MSLSEAMAAEWAHETSTTRRALERVPPASLDWRPHEKSRTMGELASHVANLPMLVGVTLRGDGFDLAARGSPLAAFDSVEAMLAAFDGHVAEALATIRDTPQEAWMDTWTLRYGEKEVFSAHRVAAMRGFIMNHAIHHRGQLTVYLRLAGAAVPQIYGPSADEPDF from the coding sequence ATGTCTCTGTCCGAAGCGATGGCCGCCGAATGGGCCCACGAAACTTCCACGACCCGCCGGGCGCTTGAGCGCGTTCCACCCGCGTCCCTGGATTGGCGGCCCCACGAGAAGTCCCGGACCATGGGCGAGCTGGCGAGCCACGTCGCCAATCTCCCCATGTTGGTCGGCGTGACGCTGCGCGGCGACGGCTTCGATCTGGCGGCCAGGGGCAGTCCGCTGGCGGCCTTCGACTCGGTGGAGGCAATGCTGGCCGCGTTCGACGGCCACGTAGCCGAGGCGCTGGCGACGATCCGGGACACGCCGCAGGAGGCGTGGATGGATACGTGGACGCTCCGCTACGGTGAAAAGGAGGTGTTCTCTGCCCACCGGGTGGCGGCGATGCGCGGCTTCATCATGAACCACGCCATCCACCACCGCGGACAGTTGACGGTCTACCTGCGGCTGGCGGGTGCTGCGGTGCCGCAGATCTACGGCCCCAGCGCCGACGAGCCGGACTTCTAG
- a CDS encoding bifunctional homocysteine S-methyltransferase/methylenetetrahydrofolate reductase — protein MSDIRALIEDGRPHLFDGGMGTMLYSGGVFINRCYDELNVTEPAIVGDIHKAYARAGAEIVETNTFGANRVKLTQHGLGDRVREINARAAEIARRAVAEDVAVGGSIGPLGIRIEPYGPTSVDEARTFFREQVEGLLEGGVDGFVLETFSFLEEIRQALEAVRELTDLPVFAQMAIGEDGSTAYGTAPEVCGARLSEWGADVVGLNCSVGPHGVLQAVDRMAPVVGVPLSAQPNAGLPREVHGRQMYMASPEYFAKYTRRLLDAGVRFVGGCCGTTPEHVRRMADVVRMRSPRVTVSVGEMPVGGPAPREPVPLADRSSIGAKLARGEFVTSVEIVPPKGIDPARMLGGVRTLREAGVDGVNVPDGPRAQMRMSALATSALIQREGGIEPIVHYSCRDRNLLGMLSDLLGAHALGVRNLLIVTGDPPKMGPYPDATAVFDIDSIGLTNLVSRLNHGLDPGNNAIGEPTEFAIGVAANPSAVDAEHELERFHWKVDAGAEFCVTQPVFDPAQLLDFVRSAQERDMSIPVVAGIWPLVSARNAEFLANEVPGISVPDPVIERMRAASARGKEDALEEGLAIARECLAAVRGVIQGVQVSAPFGRVEVALSVLDGVAS, from the coding sequence GTGAGCGACATCCGCGCGCTCATCGAAGACGGCCGCCCGCACCTATTCGATGGCGGAATGGGCACGATGTTGTACTCGGGCGGCGTGTTCATCAATCGCTGCTACGACGAGCTCAACGTCACCGAGCCGGCGATCGTGGGCGACATTCACAAGGCCTATGCGCGCGCGGGCGCGGAGATCGTCGAGACCAATACCTTCGGAGCCAATCGCGTCAAGCTGACCCAGCACGGCCTCGGAGACAGGGTGCGCGAGATCAACGCGCGCGCCGCGGAGATCGCGCGTCGGGCCGTCGCCGAGGACGTGGCCGTCGGCGGCTCCATAGGTCCGCTGGGGATACGGATCGAACCCTACGGTCCCACCTCCGTCGACGAGGCACGGACGTTCTTCCGGGAACAGGTGGAAGGACTGCTGGAGGGAGGGGTCGACGGCTTCGTGCTCGAGACCTTCTCGTTCCTGGAGGAGATCAGGCAGGCGCTGGAGGCGGTTCGCGAGTTGACCGACCTGCCGGTGTTCGCGCAGATGGCCATCGGCGAGGACGGGAGTACCGCGTACGGCACCGCCCCGGAGGTGTGCGGGGCGAGGTTGTCGGAGTGGGGCGCCGACGTGGTCGGGCTGAACTGCTCGGTCGGTCCCCACGGAGTGCTCCAGGCCGTTGATCGGATGGCCCCCGTGGTTGGCGTGCCGCTGTCCGCGCAGCCCAACGCGGGACTGCCGCGCGAGGTGCACGGCCGCCAGATGTACATGGCTTCGCCGGAGTATTTCGCCAAGTACACGCGGCGACTGCTCGACGCGGGCGTGCGGTTCGTCGGCGGCTGCTGTGGCACCACGCCGGAGCACGTGCGGCGCATGGCCGATGTGGTGCGGATGCGATCCCCCCGCGTCACCGTGTCCGTGGGAGAAATGCCCGTCGGCGGCCCCGCTCCGCGCGAGCCGGTACCGCTGGCAGACCGCTCCTCCATCGGCGCGAAGCTCGCCCGTGGTGAATTCGTGACCTCGGTGGAGATCGTTCCCCCCAAGGGGATCGACCCGGCGCGCATGCTCGGGGGCGTGCGGACCCTGCGCGAAGCCGGCGTCGACGGCGTCAACGTACCGGACGGCCCTCGCGCGCAGATGCGCATGAGCGCGCTGGCCACGTCCGCATTGATCCAGCGGGAAGGCGGCATCGAGCCGATCGTCCACTACAGCTGTAGGGACCGCAACCTGCTGGGCATGCTGTCGGACCTGCTGGGCGCGCACGCGCTGGGGGTTCGCAACCTGCTGATCGTCACGGGGGACCCGCCCAAGATGGGCCCGTACCCGGACGCCACCGCGGTCTTCGATATCGACTCCATCGGCCTCACCAACCTGGTGTCGCGGCTCAACCACGGGCTGGACCCCGGGAACAACGCCATCGGCGAGCCGACGGAGTTCGCGATCGGGGTGGCCGCCAATCCCAGCGCAGTGGACGCCGAACACGAGCTCGAGCGCTTCCACTGGAAGGTCGACGCGGGTGCCGAGTTCTGCGTCACGCAGCCGGTCTTCGACCCCGCCCAACTGCTGGACTTCGTGCGCAGCGCCCAGGAGCGGGACATGAGCATTCCGGTTGTGGCCGGCATATGGCCGCTGGTGTCGGCACGCAACGCCGAGTTCCTGGCCAACGAGGTGCCGGGGATCAGCGTGCCGGACCCGGTCATCGAGCGCATGCGCGCGGCCAGCGCGCGCGGCAAAGAGGACGCGCTGGAGGAGGGCCTCGCGATCGCCCGCGAATGCCTGGCGGCGGTCCGCGGCGTGATCCAGGGCGTGCAGGTGAGCGCGCCGTTCGGGCGCGTCGAGGTGGCGTTGAGCGTGCTGGACGGCGTCGCTTCTTGA